The following DNA comes from Alienimonas californiensis.
CCGTATCGAAGTGGCGCGAGCCGAGATTCCGCGCGTGCTGGCCGACCTATTGGACCGGCACCGGATCGAGGACGTGAGCGTCAACGACCGGCCGTTGGAAGAAGTGATCGCGGACCTGTTCGGCGAGCAGGCGGACGCGGACGCCGCCGCTGCCGGGGCCGCGGCGTGAGCGGAATGCGACGACTGCTCGCCGCCCTGGGGCTGGTTCTTCGGCCTCTCGTCTGGTCCTTCGCCCTGATCGGCGTGACGGCGATCGCCTTCCCGCCAACGGCGCGGACGATTTCCTATTCCGGTCCCGACCGCCTGACCGTCGCTCTAGACAGCGGGTTCGAAAAGCTCGACCCCGACGCCGGTTGGTTGTATCCGGTGGTTTTAGAAGTGGCGATCCCCCGGCAGAAGCCGGCGGTCGACGACCGCAGAGCGAACGAATGGAGCGCCCCGTGGCTGGGGGTGAGGTTCTATCGCAGTTATTCAGCACGCTCCGAACGCCTGGTGTTGGGCCTGCTGCCGCTCTTCGTTCTGACCTCGCTGCTCTTCTGGGGCGTGCGTCTCCTGCAGGACCGCGGCGACGTGGCGGCGGAACCGAGCCTGCCGTTGCGCATTGTGCGTTGCTGGTGTTGGATCGCCGCGATCGTCGGGGCGGCGCTGACGGTCAGCGCCTCGGCCTGGGGATCATCGTTCAGTCCGGCGGTCTGCGCGAGCGGGTTCCCGGTCGATGCGGCCCGCGGGGCGCGTGGCCTCCGAATCATCTGGGTGCGGGATCACGGCCGCGTCGACGTCGGGCGGTCCCGGCAGATGGACTCCCATGTCTGGCCGGGCGTGCGTTACGGAGTCCGAAATTACGGGGCGGCGACGTATCGGTATCTCGTCCTCCGCCTGCCCGCGTTGGCGCTGATCGCGTTGGCGGCAAGCGGCGTCACCTACGTTCGCTGGCGGAGAGAACGCCGCCCAATTGCAGCGGGAGTCGTCTGAAATGTCATTCCGGCTCAATTGGTGGATCCTGAAAACCGCGATGGCGGAGCGGCTGGCGTATCGGGCGGACTTCGCCTTTAGCACGCTGGTGCGGTTCCTGCCGATCGTCACGCAGATTTTTCTGTGGACCGCGGTCTACGCCGGCGCCCAGTCCGACAGCCTGAACGGCTATTCCTTGCCGGAGATGGTCAGTTATTACCTGCTGGCGATGGTCGGCCGGGCGTTCAGCAGCATGCCGGGGCTGGCCAGCGGCATCGCGTTGGAGGTGCGGGAGGGGGTCGTCAAAAAATACCTCACCCAGCCGATCGACATGCTCGGCTACCTGTTCGTGCACCGGGTGGCCCACAAGCTGGTCTATTACCTGATCGCCGCGGGGCCGTTCGCGCTGGTGTTCTGGCTCTGCCGGGACTATCTGCCGGCGTGGCCGGGGTTCGCCGTGTTCGAGGCCTTCCTGGCGAGTCTGGCGCTGGCCTTCGTGATCGGGTTCCTGATTGAAAGCCTGATCGGGCTGATCAGCTTCTGGTTCCTGGAGATCAGCAGCCTGCTGTTCATCTATATGATGTTCAACTACTTCCTCAGCGGGCACATGATCCCGTTGGACTGGCTGCCGGAGCCGGTGACGGCGGCGGTGGTCTGGCTGCCGTTTAAATATTTGGCGTACGTGCCGGCGGCGATCTTTCTGGGCAAGTACTCGCCGGAGGAGTTGCCCGGCGTGCTGCTGACCGGGGCGGCGTGGGCGGTCGGCCTGCTGATCGTGAACCGCGTGGTCTTCCGCCGCGGCGTGCGGCGGTACGGGGCATTCGGGGGGTGACGCCGGTGGCGTCGGCCTCGGACGGATTCGTCCCGTTGGATTCCTGTGAAGTGCGTTGGAACGGGGATCACCCCGATCGGCGGCCCGTGTCCTCCGCGTACACTCCCGCCCCCGCCGCGCGCCCCGTCGGTCGCCGTCCCGCCCCGCTGCCGCATGACTTCTGCTGAACCGTCCCCGCCGCCGCCCGCGTCCCCGTCGATCCGCCCAAGGGCGGAGGTGTACCACGCCGCCTTCTGGGTCGCGTTCGCGGCGAACCTGCTGGTGGTTTCCTCGAACGCGCTGACGTTTCGCTTTGCGGAACTGGTCAACTTCCTCGGCGGCACCGAGGGGCTTGCCGGGCTGACGGTCTCCGTGGCGACGTTCGGGGCGGTGGCGGCCCGGTTCAAAATCGGGGAGGCGATCGACCGGCTGGGCGTGCGGAAGGTGTGGGCCGCGTGCAGCGCCCTGGGGGTGAGCGGGGCGCTGACGCTCGCCGCCGCCGGGCCGCTGGCCGAGGCGCTGCCGCAAGACGCCGGGCCGGCGCTGGCCTGGCTGGGCGAGCGGCTGCCGATCTTCCTCGGGCGGCTGCTGTTCACGGTCGGACTGGCGGGGCAGTTCGGCTGCTCGCTGGTCCACATCCAGAACATCGTGCCGGCCAGCCGCCGCACGGAGGCGATCGCCACCTTCGGCAGCTCCGGCTTCCTGGGGATGATGACCGGCACGATCTTGGGCGACGTGATCTTTTATCACGCCGTTGGGACGAACCGGTACGTGGCCCTGTTCGGCGCCAGCGCGGTCTGCGGCGTGTGTTATCTGCTGTTCACCCTCTACCTGACCCGCGGCGCCCGGCACGCGGCCCCGACTGAACGGGCCAGTTCCTTCGCCCTGCTCCGCCGATACTGGCCCGGGCCGGTGACGCTGGTGGGCGGAGCCATGGGATTAGGGTTTGCCGTCTCGACCGTGTTCCTGACCCGGTTCGCCACGGCCCGCGGGCTGCCCGGGATCTTCCCGTTCTTCATGGGCTACGCGATCAGCGCCTTCACCTTTCGGGTGCTGACGCGGCATTGGAGCCAGAAGGTCGGCCGGCACCGGATGATCGACTTTGGCCTCGCCGGGCAGATGGTCGGGTTCCTCTGTCTGCCGCTGGTCTCCGAGGGTTGGCACCTGGTGCCGCCTGCGATCCTGGTGGGCTTCGGGCACGCCCTGCTGTTCCCGGCGGTCGTGAGTCTCGGCACGGAGACCTTCCCGCTGCGGTATCGGGGTACGGCCTCGACGCTGATCCTGGGGTTCTTCGACCTGGGCATGCTGATCTGCGCCCCGCTGCTGGGCGGGATGGTTGACCTGGGAGTGGCCTACGGGCTGTCGGGCGGGACGGAGTTCGTCCCGATGTTCGTCGGGGCGGCGCTGCTGGTGGGCGGGATCGGTGTGTACTACCACTTTGCCGCCGGACGCCGGGAGGACGTGGACGTGCTCGCGGAGGCGGAGAAGCGGGGCGAACTGCACGGCGTCGCCGAGCGGTCGGCGCATCCCGCGGGGGCGGCTCCTCCAACCGGCCGGTTCGAGCCGATCGGTCCGCGTTCGGAGCACGCCGCGCGGGAACCGATCGTCGCCGGTCGGTAGGGTTCAGGCGTGCCCGCCAACGCCCCGCCCGTCGCCGCCGCGCCCGTCGCCGCCCCGTCTCCCGCCGAGGGGCCGGCGACCGAGGCGGATCTCGCCGAACTGGACCGGCTGGCCGCCTCCTATCGTTCCCTGACGGAGCAGATCGGCCGGGCGATCGTGGGGCAGACGGAGGCCGTCGAGCAAACCTGCGTCGCCCTGCTGGCCGGCGGGCACGCGCTGCTGGTCGGCGTGCCGGGGCTGGCGAAGACGCTGCTGGTCCGCACGCTGGCGGAGGCGCTGGACCTGGACTTCAACCGCGTGCAGTTCACCCCGGACCTGATGCCGGCGGACGTCAGCGGCGGCGAAGTCCCGAACCACTCGGGGGGCGACGGCCCGTCGTTCCGGTTCGAGCCCGGGCCGATCTTCACGAACGTGCTGCTGGCCGACGAGATCAACCGCACCCCGCCGAAGACGCAGGCGGCGCTGCTGGAAGCGATGCAGGAGCGCCAGGTGACCGCCGCCGGCCGCCGGCACCCGCTGCCGGACCCGTTCTTCGTGCTGGCCACGCAGAACCCGATCGAGAGCGAGGGCACCTACCCCCTGCCCGAGGCGCAGCTCGACCGGTTCCTGCTGCAAATCGCGATCGACTACCCCTCCGAGGAGGACGAGGTGGAGGTCGTCCGCCGCACCACCGCGGGGGCGCCGCCGCGGATTGAGCCGGTGATCGGCCGGGACCAGTTGCTCGCGGCCCGGGCGGCGGTCCGCAAGATCGCGGTGAGCGACTCGACGCTGCGGTACGCGACTCGGCTGGCCCGGGCCAGCCGCCCGGGGGCGGACGTCAGCGGGGTGAACCCGGGGGCGTTGGAGTTCGTCTCCGAACATGTCCGCTGGGGCGCCGGGCCGCGGGCGGCGCAGGCGTTGATCCTGTGCGCCAAGGCCCGGGCGGCGTTGCGGGGCGAGGTGCACGCCGGCGGGGACGACGTGGCGGCGGTCGCCCCGGCGGCGCTGCGGCACCGCATCCTGCCGAACTTCCACGCCGACGCCGCCGGCCTCACCGCCGACGACCTCGTCGCGCGACTGATTGCCGCCGTCCCCCGCCAGCCGGACGCCGGCCCGCGGTGGCTACGGGAGATCCTGCCGTAGCGTCCCCGAAGCGGACCGGCCGGTCGCGCCTCGTCGCCGCAGAGGCACGGTCCGCAGAGCGGACCCTACGAGACCGCCCCCTTTCGCCGTATCCTCCCCCCCGCCCCGCGTGTCCCTCGGGCGTCCCGTTCGCTTCTTCCGTGCTCATGTCCCGACGCGTCCAACTTTACGACACCACCCTCCGCGACGGCTCGCAGGGCGAGGGCGTCACGTTCAGCGTGCAGGACAAACTGCTGATCACCCAGCGGTTGGACGAAGCGGGCTTCGACTTCATCGAGGGCGGGTTCCCGCTGTCGAACCCGAAGGACGCCGAGTACTTTCAGCGCGTACGCGACCTGGATTTGAAGCACGCGACCGTGTGCGCGTTCGGGCTGACCCGCCGCAAGAACACCGCGGCCGAGGACGACGTCACGCTGAAGGCGCTGGTCGACGCCGGCACGCCGGCGGTCACGGTGGTCGGCAAGACCTGGGATCTGCACGTGAACGAGATCATGCGCATCGACCGGGCGGAAAATCTGGCGATGATCGCCGACTCCGTCGCCTTCCTGAAGGCGGAGGGAAAACGGGTGATTTACGACGCGGAGCACTTCTTCGACGGCTATCGCGCCAATCCGGACTTCGCCCTGGAAACGCTGCGGGCCGCGGCCGACGCCGGGGCGGAGATCGTGGTGCTGTGCGACACCAACGGCGGCAGCCTGCCGGACTTCGTCGCCCGGGCGGTGCACGCCGCCCGGGAGGCGATCCGCTGCCCCGTCGGCATCCATTGCCACAACGATTCGGACCTCGCCACCGCGAACACCCTCGCCGCGGTGCAGGCCGGGGCGATTCAGGTGCAGGGCACGATCAACGGCATCGGCGAGCGCTGCGGCAACGCGGACCTGATCGCCGCCGCCGCGAACCTCGCCCTCAAACTGGACTTCGACGTTCTGCTTCCGGCCCAGGACGGGGCCGGCGGGGTGCAGCACCTCACGGAACTCAGCCGCTTCGTCTACGAGACGGCGAACTTGGCGCTGCGTCGCGGCCAGCCGTTCGTGGGCTCCAGCGCCTTCGCCCACAAGGGCGGGATGCACGTGCACGCCGTCAATCGGCTGGCCAGCAGCTACGAACACATCGACCCGGCGAAGGTCGGCAACGAACGGCGGATTCTGGTCTCGGAACTATCCGGCCGCTCCAACATCGTCGCCGCGGCGACCAAGCTGAAAATCGACGCCGACGACGCCCTGATGCGGACGGTGCTGGCGAAGGTCGTCGAACTGGAGCACGCCGGCTATCAGTTCGAGGCCGCCGAGGCGAGCTTCGAACTGCTGGTGAAGAAATGCGCCGGCACCTTCCAGTCCCACTTCAACCGGGACCATTACCGGGTGAATATCGAGAGCGGCCAGGAGACGCGCGTCGCCGGCGAGGAACCGGTGACGGAGGCCAGCATTAAGCTCCGCATCCCCATGCCGGACGGCTCGGAGGAGGTGCGGCACGAGGTGGCCGAGGGCGACGGCCCGATCAATGCCCTGGACGCCGCCCTCCGGAAGGCCCTGTTGCCGGTCTACCCGCAGCTCGCCGAGGTCACGCTGACGGACTACAAGGTGCGGGTCATCAACCCGACCGAGGGCACCGCGGCGAAGGTGCGGGTAATGATCGAATCCCACGGGTCCGGCCCCGGCGAGCCGGCGGACTGGTCGACGGTCGGCGTGAGCGAGAACGTCGTGGAAGCCAGTTGGCTGGCCCTGTGCGACAGCATCGAATACGCCCTGGCCCGGACCGCGGCACCGGAAGCGACCGCGGAGGAGTCCGTCCAACCGCCCGTCCCCTCCCCGTCCTGAGTCCGCGGGCGGGCCCGGTCGCTCTCCTCCCCTCTGCCCCGCGGGTCTCGCCGACCCGCCGCCCTCCACGGCTGAACGAAACGGCCGATCTGCTAGAACACGTCATGGATCTTCCGAAGCAGTACGACCCCGCCGCCGCGGCCGCGAAGTGGACCCCGGTTTGGGACGAGGCCGGCGTCTCGCACGCCGATCCGCCGGAGACGCTCGGCGTCAGCCCGATCACTGACGCCGCTGAAACGGTTCCGGACGGAGGCGAACCGAAGCCGCCGCACGCGGTGATGATCCCGCTGCCCAACGTCACCGGCGCCCTGCACATGGGGCACGCCCTCAACGGCACGGTGCAGGATCTCGTCACCCGCTGGCGGCGGATGCAGGGGTACGAGGCCCTCTGGCAGCCCGGCACCGACCACGCCGGCATCGCCACGCAGGCGGTCGTCGAGCGACGGATGCTGGAGGAGGAAGGCCTCACGCGGCACGACGTCGGCCGGGAGGCCCTCGTGAACCGCATCTGGGCGTGGAAGGAGACCTACGAGGGCCGCATCCTCGGGCAGCTCAAGTCGCTGGGGGCCAGCGCGGACTTCCGCCGGACCCGGTTCACGCTGGACGAGATGTGCAGCCGGGCCGTCCGGGCGGCGTTCTTCAAGCTGTTCAGCGACGGCCTGATCTACCGCGGCAAGCGGCTGGTCAACTGGGATACCCACCTCCAAACCGCCGTCGCCGACGACGAGGTGTTCGAGGAGGAAACGCAGGGGCACTTCTGGACGTTCCACTACCCCGTCGTGGACGAGGACGGGCAGGACACGAAGCGGTCCATCCAGTTCAGCACGACCCGGCCGGAGACGATGCTGGGCGACGTGGCCGTCTGCGTGCACCCCTCGGACGCACGCTACACGGAGTTGGTGGGCGAACGCGTCCGCGTGCCGCTAACCGGCCGGCTGGTGCCGATCATCGCCGACGCCCTGCTGGCCGACCCGGAGAAAGGCACCGGGGCCGTGAAGGTCACCCCCGCCCACGATCCCAACGACTACGCCTGCGGCCTGCGAAACGGGCTGGAGATGCTGAACGTCCTCAACCCGGACGGCACGATGAACGAAGCCGCCGGCCCGTTCGCCAGACTGGACCGGCTGAAGGCCCGCGGCAAGGTCGTGGAGGCGATGGACGAACTCGGCTTCTACGACGGCGTCGAGGACCGGGTGATCCAGCTGAAGCACTCCGACCGCTCCAAGACCCCGGTCGAACCGCTGCTGAGCGACCAGTGGTTCGTTCGCATGGGCCCGTCCGAGGACGGCGCCGACGACGTGGACCTCGCCCAGTCCGCGATCGACGCGGTCGAGGACGGCTCCGTCCGGTTCTATCCCGGCCGCTATCAGAAGACGTACACCGACTGGCTCGGCGAGAAGCGGGACTGGTGCATCTCCCGCCAGTTGTGGTGGGGGCACCGGATTCCGATCTGGAGCCGCACCTTCCCCGCCGGGGAGTTCGATCCGAAGTACCCGGACGGGTGGGAGATTCCCGCGGACGAGTCCGGCCGCGTCGCCGTGCAGACGACCCGCGACGCCGAGGCCGATACGGTCACCGTGCTGATCTGCATCGGCGAGGGGGCCGAGGACCTGGAGGAGAAGTACGCGGCGGAGGGCTTCGAGCAGGACCCGGACGTGCTCGACACCTGGTTCAGCAGCGCCCTGTGGCCGTTGGAAACGCTCGGGTGGCCGGAGGAGACGCCGGACCTGTCGTACTTCTATCCCACCGCCGTGCTGGTCACGAGCCGGGACATCATCACCCTGTGGGTCGCCCGCATGGTGCTGTTCGGCAAGTACCTGCGGGCTCACCGTCCGCCGGAAGAACAGGTGCCGTTCAAGCACGTCTATATCCACCCGAAGATTCTGGACGGCTTCGGGCGGACGATGTCCAAGTCGAAGGGCAACGGCGTCGATCCGCTGGAGCTGGTCGAAAAATACGGTCCGGACGCCGTGCGGTTCACCATCGCCAGCTTCGCCGGGGAAACGCAGGACGTACGGCTGCCCGTCAGCTACGAGCACCCCGAAACCGGCGAGATCGTCCCGCAAACGCAGGCGCACACCGAGGCCAAGCCGGCGCAGGACGCCGACGGCAACTTCGTCAAACCGACCGTCCGCTTCCCCAAAGCCAAGGCGGACCTGCAGTACGTCACCCCCAGCTACGAACCGGACCCCGACGTGCCGGTGGCCCGGGTGGTGGCGGACCGCTTCGAGTACGGCCGGAACTTCTGCAACAAGCTCTACAACGCCGCCCGCTTCGCGGCGATGAACCTGACCGGCTACACGCCCGGCCCGGTCGCGGCGGAGGAGTTGCAACTCGAAGACCGCTGGGTCCTCTCCCGACTGGCGAAGGTCACCGAGGAAGTCGACACGCTGCTGGGCCGCTACCAGCTCGACGCCGCCACCCGGGCGCTGCGGGGCTTCGTCTGGGACGAGTTCTGCGACTGGTACGTCGAAATGGTCAAACCCCGCCTGCGACTGGCTGAAGGGGAAGAGCAGACCGACGAACGGGCCGCCGCCCAGCGGGTGTTGGTGCACGTGCTGGATTCGATCCTCCGGTTGCTCCATCCCTGGGCGCCGTTCGTGACGGAGGAGGTCTGGGCGAACCTGAAGGAGATCGCCCCGCAGCGCGGCCTGGCCGAGCCGACGGCGGCCGCCGACCTGTGCGCCCTCGCCCCCTGGCCGGCGGCCCGGCAGGCGGATGTGGACGACGCGCTCGAAGCCCGGTTCGACGCCTTGAAAGAAGTGGTCGTCGCCGTGCGGAACGTCCGCGGCGTCTACAACCTCCCGCCGGCGGCCCCGCTGCAACTGCACCTCCGCAGTGCCGAGGACTTCGCCGGGGACCTCGGTTCGATCGCGGAGCAGTTCGATCAACTCGCCCGGGTCGTGCTGGCGAAGGCCGGCGCCGAGGTGACCCGCCCGCCGGCCAGCGCGGCGTTCTCCCTGAGCGCCGGCGGCGAGGACGGCGGCCCGGCCGAGGGCTTCATCCCGCTGGGCGACGTGATCGACCTGGACGCCGAACGCGAGCGCCAGCAGGCCGAGGCGGAAAAGCTCCGCGGCCACATCGCCGGGCACGAAAAGAAGCTGTCGAACGACAACTTCGTCGCCCGGGCCCCCGCCGAGGTCGTCGAGGGCGTGCGAGAAACGCTCGCCACGCTGAAGGCCCAGCTCGCCGCCGCGGAGAACGTGCTGGCGGAGTTGTCGTAGCGGCGAGCTGAGGCGAGCGGTGGGCGTCAGCCCTCCGTGTTCTCCTACGCTTCCCAACACACGGAGGGCTGACGCCCACCGCTCGCCTACACTGTATTCCGCCCCGCCCTTCCCCCGGAGTTCGCCCGTGCTGGTGCCGATGCGCCTGAGCCGGATCATCCTGTCCGACATCAACGAACAGCAGGTCCTCTGCCTGACGGAGATCGCCGACGACGGCTCGGACGGCGACCGCACCTTTCCGATTCTGGTGGGCGAGTTCGAGGCCGGCAGCATCCGCCGGGCCGTCACCGGCGACGCCGCCCCCCGGCCGCTCACGCACGATCTGCTCAAGGCGGCGATCGAGGAGTTGGGGGCGGAGGTGAAGGACGTCGTGATCTCCCACCTGCAGGATCACACCTACTTCGCCAAGGTCCGCCTCCGCCGGACCGGTGAGGACGGCGCCGAAACCGAACTCGACAGCCGCCCCTCGGACGCCATCGCCCTGGCCGTCCACCACCACCCCCCCCGCCCGATTTTCGTCAGCGAGTCGGTGCTGGACGAGGTCACCTGAGCGGCCTGGCCACGCGGGAGCGGCGGAGGACTCAGGCGGCGGGAAGGTCCAGCGCCCGCCCGATCGCCTCCGCCAGGAAGCGGGCGTCGTTCTTCTCCTCCAAACCTCGCAGCAGCGTACGCTGGCCGCCGTCGGCCGTGCGGGCGAGGACGTCGTAGGTCGTCTGCGGCTGGTTGGACTTCGCTGAGGAGCTGCCGCGGCGAACGAAGAGAGCGGTGAAGCCGTCGGCGTCGTGGTCGGCCGACCCCCGCCACGGCAGCGGTTCGTGTCGGACCCGCACCCGGCCATGCCCGGCGACGACGCTCGTGCGGTTGAAGAACCCGCAAATGACTGTGTAGGTCAGCCCCACGCCGACGGCGACGTGGGCGACCGGGAAGATCACCATCAGCCATTGGAACGGCCCCCCGCCCATCGGCCCGAAGCCGAACGCCGCCGCGTACCAGAAGATCAGGAACGCGTCCCACCCCACGCAGAAGAACGCCAGCGGGACGTACTTCAGCGAAAACCAGCGCCACCGGATCGCCACGGCGTCGCCGTATTCCTCCACGGTCCACCCCTCCGGACGGGTGACCGGCGCGGCCGGCGGAGCGGAGGATTTGCGTGCCGCGGCGTCCGGGCCGTCGCCGGATCGCTGCTCGGCAGGCGAGCCGAACGCGTCCAGCTTCGACACGACCCCGCAGTGATCGCAAGCCGTCAGCCCGCGGCGAAAGTCGACGCGATCCGCCGACAGCGGCGCGTCGCAGGCCGGACAGCGGACGGGTTCGGGCATGGGGACGGCAACGCTCGGACGGCCGGAATGGATCAGCCCGGACGGGGCGTCAGTTGCACTCCGCTTCCAGCGGCCCTTCCAGTTCGTCCAGGTAGAACAGCCGGCCGGGCAGCGTGGGCATGTACGTGGACGGGATCCACGGCGTCGGCTCGTGGCGGAGCGTCATCCAGAAACTCAGGCCCTGCCACTGCATGCCGCGGCCGAGGACGCCGTCGCAGCCGCCGATGATCCGGTCACTCTGCAGGAACAGCCCCGGGCCGATCGTGTTGGCGTAGGCCGGTACCAGCGTGGTGCGGGATTTGAACGAGGTGATCGCGTTCTGCTCCACGGTGAGCGGGTGCAGCTTCGCCCCGAGGCGGTGGGTCGCGGTCTTCCACTCCGCTTCGCCGTCGTACTCCGCGGCGAAGTGCGGCTCCCAGAAGGCGATGTGACAGACCCGGCCGATTCCGAACACTGTCACCAACTCCGCCCCGTCCGCTTTGAGGGCGGCGATTTTCTCGGCGTAGGTGGGGAGGTTGTCGGCGGTGGCGAAGTTCCGCTGGCTCTGCGGCGGGGCCGACTTGCCCAGGGGGCCGTAGAACGCCTGCGTCATCGCGTTGGTGAAGGCGCCGGGGTCGTGCGGCGGGAGCGTGCCGCCCTCGGCGTCGCTCCATTCGTCCATGTTGAAGCCGTGGACATGCCCGCAGTCCACGCCCCATTCGGTCAGGAAGAAGACCGCCCAGCGGTACATTCCCATCGGCCCGACGGGCAGGATCATTGCCAGTTGATTCCCCGCCTCGCCGGCCCGGCGGATCGTGAGCGCGATCTCGTGGCCCATGCGGACGTCAAAGTCCTCCACGGTGTCGCAGGAGACCGGCTCGAAGTCCGCGTGCCAGTGCGGCTGCCGGTCGCGGGCCGTGCCGGGCTCGCCGACGCAGGCGTCGATCGTCCGTAGGTCCCAGCCGGCGGGGAAGAAGCCTTCCAACAGCGATCCGGGGAGCGTGTCGGGCAGATTCATGGCGGACTCGGGCGGGAGCGGAGGCGGGGGGAGCGGGCGGGTCGCTCACGTTAGCGGGGGTTCGTACACTCCGCCGCCGTTCCCGGCCCGCCGCGATGTCCGACGCCGATTCGCCCCTTCCCCCGCCCGCCGATCCCGAAGGCGAGCCCGCCGAGGTCTCCGCCCCCGGGGCCGCCGCTGCGGCCGAGCCGCCCCCGCGGGTGGAGCCGCGGCCGGTCACCAACCAGCGGGACGGCCTCTCCCCGCCCGTCCCGCCCGGCTTGCCCTTTCCGCCGCCGTCGAATCGTCCCGTCGATTGGGCGTGGTGGCTGCCGGAGGTGCGCCTGCTGGAGGCCCCGCGGATCGCCCTGTCGCCGGTCATCGTGGCACTGGCCTTCGCCGGACTCGTCGCGGCCGCCGCGGGCGACTTCGCGATCCACGAACTGATCGGCGACGCGCGGCCCGAAACCGTGACGGCCTTCCCCTGGGATCCGGCGCCCGCGGCGTACTTCGGTCCGCCGCTGCCGGGCGATCTGGAGGAGCGCCCCGCGGTGCGATCGCTGCTGGCGCCGCTGCACCTTCCGGCGGCGGGCCTAAACGATCTGCTGAGCCTGACTGACTGGCCGCAAACGCTGCGCGGCGCCCTGCGGCTGGGCTGGGCGTTGCTGGTTTGGGGTTTCTTCGGTACCGCGATCTGCCGGGCGGCCGCGGTGCGGTTCGCGGTCGGGGCGAGCGGTTCGCCGGTTGCGGCGCTGCGGATGGCGGGGGGACGGTGGATCAGTTCGCTGGGCAGTCCGCTATTGCCGGCCGTCGGGTTGGGCGTGCTGGCTCTGGGGCTAATCGTGCTGGGTTGGGCGGGCGATCTGCCGGCGGTCGGACCGTGGCTGGTCGCCGTGCTGTGGGGGGCGGCGCTGCTGGCGGGGCTGGCGGCGTTCGTGCTGATCGTGCTGCTGGCCATCGGCTGGCCGCTGATGATCGCGGCGCTCGCCGTGGAGAACTCCGACGCCTTCGACGCCTTCAGTCGCGCGTTCAGCTACGTCCTCGGCCGTCCGCTGCGGCTGGTCGTGCACGTCGTCGCCGGGGCGGCGATCGCGGCCGTCGCCGTCCTGCTGGCCCAACTGGCGACCACGGCGGCGGCGCTGCTCGCCGCGGGATTCGCCGGCGTGGGGATGGGGCCCGAGGATCTGCGGTCGCTCGGCGTGACGCCGGGGGCGGCGGGAACCGCGGACGCCGCCGTCGCGGGTCGGTTCTGGCTGACCCTGTGGGTCGCCCTGCCCGCCGCCTACGCGGCCGGGCTGTTCTGGACGCTGGTCACGGTAAGTTACTTCCTGCTCCGCTACGCCGACGACGGCGTCGAAACGGACGAACTCTGGCAGCCCGACCGGGCCCTTCCCCCCGACGACGGGACGGTCCCCCGCTTCGGCGTCTCAGCCAGCAGCATGCCGGTGATCGAACGCCC
Coding sequences within:
- a CDS encoding ABC transporter permease, which produces MSFRLNWWILKTAMAERLAYRADFAFSTLVRFLPIVTQIFLWTAVYAGAQSDSLNGYSLPEMVSYYLLAMVGRAFSSMPGLASGIALEVREGVVKKYLTQPIDMLGYLFVHRVAHKLVYYLIAAGPFALVFWLCRDYLPAWPGFAVFEAFLASLALAFVIGFLIESLIGLISFWFLEISSLLFIYMMFNYFLSGHMIPLDWLPEPVTAAVVWLPFKYLAYVPAAIFLGKYSPEELPGVLLTGAAWAVGLLIVNRVVFRRGVRRYGAFGG
- a CDS encoding MFS transporter translates to MTSAEPSPPPPASPSIRPRAEVYHAAFWVAFAANLLVVSSNALTFRFAELVNFLGGTEGLAGLTVSVATFGAVAARFKIGEAIDRLGVRKVWAACSALGVSGALTLAAAGPLAEALPQDAGPALAWLGERLPIFLGRLLFTVGLAGQFGCSLVHIQNIVPASRRTEAIATFGSSGFLGMMTGTILGDVIFYHAVGTNRYVALFGASAVCGVCYLLFTLYLTRGARHAAPTERASSFALLRRYWPGPVTLVGGAMGLGFAVSTVFLTRFATARGLPGIFPFFMGYAISAFTFRVLTRHWSQKVGRHRMIDFGLAGQMVGFLCLPLVSEGWHLVPPAILVGFGHALLFPAVVSLGTETFPLRYRGTASTLILGFFDLGMLICAPLLGGMVDLGVAYGLSGGTEFVPMFVGAALLVGGIGVYYHFAAGRREDVDVLAEAEKRGELHGVAERSAHPAGAAPPTGRFEPIGPRSEHAAREPIVAGR
- a CDS encoding AAA family ATPase; this translates as MPANAPPVAAAPVAAPSPAEGPATEADLAELDRLAASYRSLTEQIGRAIVGQTEAVEQTCVALLAGGHALLVGVPGLAKTLLVRTLAEALDLDFNRVQFTPDLMPADVSGGEVPNHSGGDGPSFRFEPGPIFTNVLLADEINRTPPKTQAALLEAMQERQVTAAGRRHPLPDPFFVLATQNPIESEGTYPLPEAQLDRFLLQIAIDYPSEEDEVEVVRRTTAGAPPRIEPVIGRDQLLAARAAVRKIAVSDSTLRYATRLARASRPGADVSGVNPGALEFVSEHVRWGAGPRAAQALILCAKARAALRGEVHAGGDDVAAVAPAALRHRILPNFHADAAGLTADDLVARLIAAVPRQPDAGPRWLREILP
- the cimA gene encoding citramalate synthase, which translates into the protein MSRRVQLYDTTLRDGSQGEGVTFSVQDKLLITQRLDEAGFDFIEGGFPLSNPKDAEYFQRVRDLDLKHATVCAFGLTRRKNTAAEDDVTLKALVDAGTPAVTVVGKTWDLHVNEIMRIDRAENLAMIADSVAFLKAEGKRVIYDAEHFFDGYRANPDFALETLRAAADAGAEIVVLCDTNGGSLPDFVARAVHAAREAIRCPVGIHCHNDSDLATANTLAAVQAGAIQVQGTINGIGERCGNADLIAAAANLALKLDFDVLLPAQDGAGGVQHLTELSRFVYETANLALRRGQPFVGSSAFAHKGGMHVHAVNRLASSYEHIDPAKVGNERRILVSELSGRSNIVAAATKLKIDADDALMRTVLAKVVELEHAGYQFEAAEASFELLVKKCAGTFQSHFNRDHYRVNIESGQETRVAGEEPVTEASIKLRIPMPDGSEEVRHEVAEGDGPINALDAALRKALLPVYPQLAEVTLTDYKVRVINPTEGTAAKVRVMIESHGSGPGEPADWSTVGVSENVVEASWLALCDSIEYALARTAAPEATAEESVQPPVPSPS